CACAGTCATTTTGTCACCGTAGCCAGCGGGCCAAGTCTGATTTGCACGATGCCCGTCGGGCCATGCACAGGTGCGTCCACGATTCGATGCCAGCCGGCGAAATGCACTAACAGTACACCGAGACGCCGGCCGGAATCGGCGCAAAGTCTTCCCCGCTACACGGCTGGAAGCCGTCCGGCCAGCGAGCGTGCATCCGACACAAGACACGATTCTGTAAGGGGGCATCGTGGTTCACGCGCGCGACACACAGCTTGATGAATTCGGTGTCGCACTGTTTCACAAGCTGCCGAATGTCATGCGCCAGGTAGCGCGGCACGAAGCCAATCTGCATTGGCTCGTTCCCGGTGCGGACAGCCACGGCATGTCGGTCATACTCATTCTGAAGGTCGAGCATGATCTTCAGCGGTTCCTCCGGGGCCAGTCGGGCAATTCGTTCGAGGGCTGCCGGGGGCATCCAGTGAACGCCATGCAGGAAAAACTTGTTCAGGTAACAGCCGTCCGC
This window of the Chloracidobacterium sp. N genome carries:
- a CDS encoding HIRAN domain-containing protein; its protein translation is MNSLFVAWRPPMPDQTGWRPVGRLEHDGGLYRFCYLQGARKPGFQPFAGMTNLNQIYESDELFPLFANRLLSKARPEYEAYLRWSGFDTDSPPDPLVILGVTEGLRRTDAVEVFPCPVPDADGCYLNKFFLHGVHWMPPAALERIARLAPEEPLKIMLDLQNEYDRHAVAVRTGNEPMQIGFVPRYLAHDIRQLVKQCDTEFIKLCVARVNHDAPLQNRVLCRMHARWPDGFQPCSGEDFAPIPAGVSVYC